A part of Larkinella insperata genomic DNA contains:
- the ftsH gene encoding ATP-dependent zinc metalloprotease FtsH, whose translation MPDNNRNPLSPRTPRRPNFQGWIVAILIAAILGITFFNRSSAVRETTIRGFEKMVKNKEVEEVVIVNNDVVEVTLTRQALQQKYRNLFQDKSYFNSDSGPHFQFRVSSAESFKKDLDRIQEGVPDNERIDYKIEQRSDWSGFLSTWGFFIVMILAMYFLLGRMSGGAGPGGQIFNIGKSKAALFDAENRVKITFNDVAGLDEAKEEIKEIVDYLKNPTKFTKLGAKIPKGALLVGPPGTGKTLLAKAVAGEAGVPFFSLSGSDFVEMFVGVGAARVRDLFKQAKEKAPCIIFIDEIDAVGRSRGRGSMPGANDERENTLNSLLVEMDGFATDSGIIILAATNRPDVLDSALLRPGRFDRQISIDKPDIVGREAIFRVHLKPIKLASDVDPKELATQTPGFAGADIANVCNEAALIAARRNKESVDMSDFQYAMDRVIGGLEKKNKLISPEEKEIVAYHEAGHAVTGWFLEHADPLVKVTIVPRGVAALGYAQYLPREQYLYRTEQLIDEMCMTLGGRAAEENIFGKISTGALSDLERITKLAYSMVTMYGMNDKIGNVSFYDSKQSEYQFNKPYSEATAEAIDDEVRKIIDAAYARTKDLLDRNRAGLEAVAKELLEKEILFQKDLVRILGKRPFLKETTYQAYKNSGEIVEEEIGTNSKPEQTEPLPTPDLPALS comes from the coding sequence ATGCCTGATAATAATAGAAATCCACTATCACCCAGAACGCCCCGTCGGCCTAACTTCCAAGGCTGGATTGTAGCGATCCTGATTGCAGCGATCCTCGGGATAACCTTTTTCAACCGCAGCAGCGCCGTTCGAGAGACTACGATACGCGGTTTTGAAAAGATGGTTAAAAACAAGGAAGTCGAAGAGGTTGTCATTGTAAACAATGACGTCGTTGAAGTAACCCTGACCAGACAAGCATTACAGCAAAAATACCGCAACCTGTTTCAGGATAAGTCCTACTTCAATTCGGATTCCGGACCTCATTTCCAATTCCGGGTTTCGTCCGCGGAGTCTTTCAAGAAAGACCTGGACCGTATTCAGGAGGGTGTACCTGATAATGAGAGAATTGATTACAAAATAGAACAACGAAGCGACTGGAGTGGATTCTTGTCCACCTGGGGTTTCTTCATTGTTATGATTCTGGCCATGTATTTCCTGCTGGGCCGCATGTCGGGTGGCGCCGGACCGGGTGGTCAGATCTTCAACATTGGCAAATCCAAAGCTGCGCTGTTTGACGCCGAAAACCGGGTTAAGATTACGTTCAACGACGTAGCGGGCTTGGATGAAGCGAAAGAAGAAATCAAAGAGATTGTCGACTACCTGAAAAACCCGACCAAGTTCACCAAATTGGGTGCCAAAATTCCAAAAGGTGCTCTGCTGGTAGGCCCTCCGGGAACGGGTAAAACCTTGTTAGCCAAAGCCGTAGCGGGTGAAGCCGGTGTGCCGTTCTTCTCGCTGTCTGGTTCTGACTTTGTTGAAATGTTTGTTGGGGTGGGTGCCGCCCGGGTGCGTGACTTGTTCAAACAGGCCAAGGAAAAAGCCCCTTGTATCATCTTCATCGATGAAATTGACGCCGTTGGCCGGTCCCGTGGTCGGGGCTCCATGCCGGGCGCCAATGACGAGCGGGAAAACACGCTGAACTCCCTGCTGGTTGAAATGGACGGTTTTGCTACCGACTCCGGAATCATTATTCTGGCAGCTACCAACCGCCCCGACGTATTGGACTCCGCGTTACTGCGGCCCGGCCGGTTTGACCGCCAGATCAGCATCGACAAGCCGGATATTGTAGGTCGTGAAGCTATTTTCCGGGTCCACCTGAAACCCATCAAACTGGCTTCGGATGTTGATCCGAAAGAACTGGCAACACAAACACCGGGTTTTGCCGGAGCTGATATTGCCAACGTTTGTAACGAAGCGGCCCTAATTGCAGCCCGCCGAAACAAAGAATCTGTTGATATGTCCGACTTCCAGTACGCGATGGACCGCGTAATTGGTGGTCTGGAAAAGAAAAACAAACTCATCTCACCGGAGGAAAAAGAGATTGTGGCCTACCACGAAGCGGGTCACGCTGTAACGGGCTGGTTCCTTGAACACGCCGATCCGCTGGTGAAAGTAACGATCGTACCTCGCGGTGTAGCGGCTCTGGGTTACGCGCAATACCTGCCCCGTGAGCAGTACCTGTATCGTACGGAGCAACTCATCGACGAAATGTGTATGACGTTGGGCGGCCGCGCGGCTGAAGAGAATATCTTCGGAAAAATTTCAACCGGAGCCCTAAGTGACCTTGAACGGATCACGAAGCTAGCCTACAGCATGGTAACGATGTACGGGATGAATGACAAAATTGGTAATGTTTCGTTCTATGATTCAAAACAGAGCGAATACCAGTTTAATAAGCCCTATTCGGAAGCCACCGCTGAAGCCATCGACGACGAAGTTCGCAAGATCATTGATGCGGCTTACGCTCGTACGAAAGATCTGCTTGATAGAAATCGGGCCGGTCTGGAAGCCGTAGCGAAAGAACTGCTCGAAAAGGAGATTCTGTTCCAGAAAGACCTGGTTCGTATTCTTGGCAAACGTCCTTTCCTAAAAGAAACGACTTACCAGGCTTACAAAAACTCCGGTGAAATCGTGGAAGAAGAGATTGGTACAAACAGCAAGCCGGAACAAACCGAGCCGCTACCGACACCGGACTTGCCTGCGTTATCATAA
- a CDS encoding UDP-2,3-diacylglucosamine diphosphatase, with translation MFPTESLALPPGQAVYFASDFHLGIPSPTASREREARVIRWLTNAQTDAAAIFLVGDVFDFWFEYRSVIPKGFSRLQGKLAELADSGLPIILFTGNHDMWMADYFAEEMGIPTYRRPKSYEIGGKRFLVGHGDGLGPGDFKYKQLKKLFENGMARWFFSWLHPDIGMAFGNGWSRKRKESEQHRTEEFKGDEQEWLWQYCREVESRQHHDYYIFGHRHLALDLRVNDNSRYINLGEWINLNTYARFDGQDTKLLTFES, from the coding sequence ATGTTTCCTACAGAATCATTAGCGCTCCCACCGGGTCAAGCCGTATACTTTGCATCTGATTTTCACTTAGGCATTCCCTCACCAACCGCCAGCCGCGAGCGTGAAGCCCGGGTTATTCGCTGGCTAACCAACGCTCAAACCGATGCTGCAGCGATTTTTCTGGTTGGCGATGTGTTCGATTTCTGGTTCGAATACCGCAGTGTGATCCCCAAAGGGTTTAGCCGTTTGCAGGGCAAGCTGGCCGAACTGGCCGACAGCGGGCTACCAATCATTCTGTTTACCGGGAATCACGATATGTGGATGGCCGACTACTTTGCCGAAGAAATGGGCATTCCGACCTACCGGCGACCAAAATCCTACGAAATTGGCGGCAAACGGTTTTTGGTAGGCCACGGCGACGGCCTTGGTCCCGGCGATTTTAAATACAAGCAGCTCAAGAAGCTTTTTGAGAACGGCATGGCCCGCTGGTTTTTTAGCTGGCTTCACCCCGATATCGGTATGGCGTTTGGCAATGGCTGGTCGCGCAAACGCAAAGAATCCGAACAACATAGAACGGAAGAATTCAAAGGCGACGAACAAGAGTGGCTTTGGCAGTATTGCCGGGAAGTGGAAAGCCGTCAGCACCACGACTACTACATTTTCGGCCACCGCCACCTTGCCCTGGATTTGAGAGTAAACGACAATAGCCGGTACATTAACCTGGGTGAGTGGATTAACCTAAACACCTACGCCCGGTTTGACGGCCAGGATACGAAGCTGCTGACGTTTGAAAGCTAA
- a CDS encoding carboxypeptidase-like regulatory domain-containing protein — MKTLLIKIITVLAVVAGLMTTAPQTARAQGQEKLIMFTGIITAGKTSEPLPEAYISIPRAGRGVLSNTNGYFAIPVLPGDSIVFSYVGYKKQYHIIPRRLTEASYSAVVAMQEDVQMLTEVKVYPYPTEELFKQAFVNMKLPDAKERENMARNLSEESMQRLAAMTPMSAAGNYRYYLNQQWFGRESMTGRSQMTTIPFLNPFAWANFIKSVKNGDLKKKDFRQELNATPPEGLSRQDILKNN, encoded by the coding sequence ATGAAGACATTATTGATAAAAATTATAACTGTTCTGGCCGTTGTGGCGGGGTTGATGACAACCGCTCCGCAAACTGCACGGGCTCAGGGGCAGGAAAAGCTGATTATGTTTACCGGGATCATCACCGCCGGAAAAACGTCGGAACCCTTGCCGGAAGCGTACATCTCCATTCCCCGGGCGGGTCGGGGCGTTCTGTCCAACACAAACGGGTACTTTGCCATTCCGGTTTTGCCGGGCGATAGCATTGTGTTTAGTTACGTGGGGTATAAAAAACAATACCATATCATTCCCCGCCGGTTGACCGAAGCCTCTTACTCGGCGGTCGTAGCCATGCAGGAAGACGTGCAGATGCTGACGGAAGTAAAAGTGTACCCGTATCCGACGGAGGAGTTGTTCAAGCAGGCTTTCGTTAACATGAAGTTACCCGACGCCAAGGAACGTGAGAACATGGCGCGTAATCTCAGCGAAGAATCCATGCAGCGGTTGGCGGCCATGACGCCCATGAGTGCCGCTGGTAACTACCGATACTACCTCAATCAACAGTGGTTTGGCCGCGAATCCATGACGGGTCGATCTCAGATGACCACTATACCTTTCCTGAATCCGTTTGCCTGGGCTAATTTTATCAAATCCGTCAAAAACGGTGATCTGAAGAAGAAGGATTTCCGGCAGGAACTCAACGCTACTCCACCGGAAGGACTCTCGCGGCAGGATATTCTCAAGAATAACTGA